The following nucleotide sequence is from Nocardioides eburneiflavus.
ACCACGTCCTTGGAGAGGTGCGGGACGCCCAGCTCCGACGCCAGCGCGGTCGACAGCGTGGTCTTGCCCGAGCCCGGCCACCCGCCGACGAGCACGAACCCCCGCATGCCTCGCCCCTTGCCGCTCGTCAACGGGCGAGCGCGGCCCGCAGCCGTGCTGCGTCGACGCGCCAGAAGTCGTGCTGGCGGCCGTCGACCAGGGTCACCGGGATCTCGTCGCGGTAGCGGTCCTCGAGGTCGTCGTCGGTGGTGATGTCGACCTCCTCGTACGCCTCCCCGAGCTCGTCGCACACGGCCGCGATCACGGCCCGGGCGTCGTCGCAGAGGTGGCAGCCCGGCCGGGAGTAGAGGGTGACGCGTGCGGTGGTCACTCCAGCAGCCCCTGGACCCGTCGGCGCTCGAGCCCGCGAAGCCGGCCCTTCTGCACCTTGCCGGTGGCGGTGAGCGGCAGCTCGTCGACGACCTCGATCCGCGACGGCAGCTTGAACCGCGCGAGCCGCACGATCGCGTGGGCCCGGACCGCCTCCTCGAGGTGGGTCATCGGGCGGGACGGGACGACGTACGCCACCACGGCCTCCCCCGTCTCCTCGTCGGGGACGCCGATCACCGCGGCGTCGGCCACGCCCTCGACCTCGCGGATCACGTCCTCGACCTCGGTCGGGTAGACGTTGAACCCGCTGACGATCACCAGCTCCTTGACCCGGTCGACGAGGAAGAGGTCGCCCTCGGCGTCGAGGAATCCGACGTCACCAGTGGCGTACCAGCCGTCGGCGCCCGGGCCGTCGGCCCCGTCGGGCCAGTAGCCGCTGAACAGGTTGTCGCCGCGGACCTGGATCTGGCCGGGGTCCTCGCCCTCGACCTGCCCCCACGTCTCGTCGACCAGGCGCAGCTCGATCCCGGGCAGGGCAGCTCCGACCGAGCCCGCCTGTGGCTTCTTGCTGCACAGCGTGCTCGTCACGACCGGGGCCGCCTCGGTGAGGCCGTAGCCCTGGTGCACGGGGATGCCGGTGATGGCGGTGAACTTCTCGATCACCTCGGCCTCGAGCGGAGCCGAGCCCGAGAGCACCAGCCGGACCGGGCCGAGGCGCTCGCGCAGGTGCTCGTCGGGCAGCCAGTGGGCGAAGACGGGTGGGGCGATCGGCACCACGCTGCACGCCTCGTCGTCGATCAGGTCGAGGACCGCCTGCGGGTCGTAGTGCTCCACGAGCAGCAGCCGCGCGCGGTGGCGCAGCACGCCGCCCAGGACGGCGTTGAGGCCGTAGACGTGGAACAGCGGCAGCACGCCCAGCACGACGTCGTCGCCGTGCATCATCGGTGGCTCGACCGCGGCCACCTGCTCGAGGTTGGCCAGCAGCGCCCGGTGGCTGAGCATCGCCGCGCGCGGCAGCCCGGAGGTGCCGCTGGTGTAGAGCAGGGCGGCGAGCTTCTCGGGGTCCGGCAGCGGGGGCACGGGGCGTACGACGTCGGCTCGCAGGTCGGCAAGGGCGACCTCGCCCTCAGCGGGCGACGTGCCGGTGACGACGACCGTCGGCGCGGCGACGCCCGGTCCCAGCTCGGCGAGCGCGCGGCGTACGACGTCGAGCGCCGTCTCGTCGACGACCACGAGGCGGGTGCCGGAGTCGGCGATCATCCGCGCGAGCTCGCCGGCCGTCGACCTGGGGTTGACCGGCACCGCGACGACCTGGGCACGGAGGACTGCGAGGTAGGTCGTGACGAACTCGATCCGGTTGCCGACGACGATCATCAACCGCTGCCCGGCGCGTACGCCGTGGGCACCCAGACCGGTCGCGAGGCGGGCGACCTCGTCCTCGAGCTGCGTCCACGTGAGCGAGCGTCCGCCGCTCTCGACGAGGGCCTGCCGGTCGGGGACGTCCGCGGCGGCCTCGGCCACCAACGCAGAGATGTCGTTGCGCGGCATGGGCCGATCCTTCCACAGCTAGGCTTGACGGGTGACTCCGTCCGAGCGACCGCGCCGCCTCAACCTGCAGCAGCGCTCGGCCCTCGCGGGCGAGGCCGCGGCGGCGTCGGCGGAGGTCGAGAACGCGCTCCTGACGCCCGTGGACCCCACCGCTGCGGCGTTCTTCGACGTCGACAACACGGTCATGCAGGGGGCGAGCATCTTCCACCTCGCCCGCGGCCTGCACCGCCGCCAGTTCTTCACCACGCGCGAGATCGCCTCGGCCGCCTGGAAGCAGGCCTACTTCCGCATCGTCGGCGTCGAGGACCCCGAGCACGTGGCCGACGCCCGCAACTCGGCGCTGTCCTTCATCGCCGGGCACACCACCGCCGAGCTCGAGGAGCTCGGCGAGGAGATCTTCGACGAGGCGATGGCGCACCGGATCTGGCCCGGCACCCGCGCCCTGGCCCAGCTGCACCTCGACGAGGGCCAGCGGGTGTGGCTCGTCACCGCCGCCCCGATCGAGATCGCCAGCATCATCGCGCGCCGCCTCGGGCTCACCGGCGCGATGGGCACCGTCGCCGAGCACGTCGACGGTGTCTACACCGGCCAGCTCGTCGGAGACCTCCTCCACGGTCCGGCCAAGGCCGAGGCGATCAAGGCACTGGCCGCCCGCGAGGGGCTCGACCTGTCCCGGTGCTCGGCCTACTCCGACTCCAGCAACGACCTCCCGATGCTGTCGATGGTCGGCGACCCCTGCGCGATCAACCCCGACGCCCGGCTCCGCGCCCATGCCCGCGCCCACGGCTGGCGGATCCACGACTACCGCACCGGTCGCAAGGCCGCCCGCGCCGGGCTGGTGGGCGCGGCCGTCGCAGGTGCGGTCACGGGGGCCGTCGCCGCGGGGGTCAGCGTCCGCGGGCGCGGCCGGTCCGCCTGAGGTGTAACTCGAAGTTACTCACGGGTTCACAAGACCCGGCCTCGCCCCTTATCGTGGATGATGCTGCAACCGGGAGGGGACACCGCATGCGGTCATCAGACGACCTTCAGCATGCCTTCGACGAGGGCATGGACGCGCTCCGGCGCGCGGTCCTCGCTGTCCTCTCCCCGCCCCTCGTCACCCAGCCCGCCGGCCACGTCCTGCTCGCCGAGACCGCCACGCCCGGCGCGGCGCCGCTGCCGTCCCCCCGGCACGGACCGTCCGGCTCGAGCCCGGTCGGCGACGAGGACCGGGCGACCTCGTCGGAGGTGGACGGGGCCGAGCGCGAGCGGCTGATCGCGCTGGTCGAGCTGGCCCGAGCCGGCGACAAGGAGGCGTTCGGCCTCCTCTACGACCACTACCACCTGTCGGTCTACCGCTTCCTCTACTACCGCACCCGCTCGCAGACGCTGGCCGAGGACCTCACCTCGGAGACGTTCTTCCGCGCGCTGCGGAGCATGAACAACTTCCGCTGGCAGGGCAAGGACTTCGGCGCCTGGCTGATGACCATCGCGCGCAACCTCACCACGGACCACTTCAAGGCGGGGCGCACCCGCCTGGAGATGACCACCGAGGACATGACGCCGCACGACGACGCCACCGAGGGCCCCGAGGACGCGGTGATCGCGGGGCTCACCAACGAGGTGCTGCTCAAGGCGCTCACCGAGCTGCCGACCGAGCAGCGCGAGTGCCTGATCATGCGCTTCCTGCAGGGCCTGTCGATCGCGGAGACCGCGCTGGCCCTCGACCGCTCCGACGGCGCCGTCAAGCAGCTGCAGCTGCGCGGCGTACGCAACCTGGCCAAGCTGATGCCGGAGGGGTTGAGAGACACGTGACACACCCCGTAACTCCAGCCTCGCCTGACTCGTTCGTCCGTGTGGGAGGAACCACCCGCAGCGAGACAGGACGACAGCGATGACACCCGCCTTCTCGGCACGCCGACGTGCCGACGAGTTCGAGGCACTTCTCTCCCGAGGCCCGGACACCCCGCTCACCGAGCGTGACGCGGAGCGGTTCGCAGCACTTCTCGACGTCGTCGCGGACCTGCGGTCCGTCCCCCGGCCGGCCCCGCGCCCCGAGTTCGTGTCATCCCTGCGCGAGAGCCTGATGGCCGAGGCCGACACCGTGCTGGTCCGCCAGCCCGCCGCGCCGCGCCGGCTGGCGATGCCCACCGGCTCCCGGACGCGCCAGCGCCGCATCGGCGCCCTGCTCGGCGGTGCCGCGCTCGTGGGCTCCGCGGCGACCATGGCGGTCGCCGCCCAGACCGCACTGCCGGGCGAGTCACTGTACGGCGTGAAGCGAGGCATCGAGTCCGCGCAGGTGCGCCTCGCGACCGACGACGCCGCGCGCGGCCGCGTGATGCTGGCGCAGGCCGGCACCCGCCTGACCGAGCTCGAGGAGCTCGCCGCAGGCGACGCCGGGGACCAGCTCGTGGCCGGCACGCTCGACACCTTCACCCGCCAGTCCAGTGACGGCGTACGCACCCTGCTGACCTCCTACGAGGCCACCGGGAGCGACCGCGACGCCCAGGACGCCCGCGACTTCACCGCCTCCAGCATGGACCGCCTCGAGGCGCTCGAGGACCAGCTCCCCGAGAGCGCGCGCGACGAGCTGGTCGCCGCCGGCCGTACGCTCACCGACCTCGACCTCGAGATCAGCAACGCCTGCCCGGCGTGCACCGGCGGCATCACCACGACGCCGGACTTCCTGCTGGCCAGCACGCCGACGGATCTCCTCGCGGGACTCGACGCGGACGCCGTGACGCTCGAGGCGGCCCCGATCTCGGGGCAGGACCTCACCGGCATCACCGTGCCGGAGGAGCTCGACCCACAGCAGCCCGTGCCGACGGCGGGCCTGCCGTCGACCCCCGCGTCGACGCCGACGCTCCCCGTCCCGACGTCGACCCAGCCCACCAAGACCGACCCGACCAAGCCGATCGACGAGGCCACCGGGACCGTCACCGAGACCACCGGCGAGGTCGTCGACGAGCTCGACGACGCGACCGGCGGCGCGCTCGGCGGACTGACGACCGGCATCGACGACGCGACCGGCGGCCTCATCGGCGAGGTGACCGGGACGCTCGGCGACGCCACCGGCGGCACCCTGGACGACGCGACGGGCAACCTGCTGCCCTGACCCCAGGCGCTAGCTGAAGACCCCGTCGCGCTCGCGCAGGAGGTCGAACAGCGTGTGCTGGATGGTCTCGCGCACCTGGTCTGTCACGTTGAAGACCAGCATCGGGTCCTCCGCCTCCGCCGCGTCGTAGGAGTCGGTGCGGATCGGCTCGCCGAACTCGAGGATCCACTTCGACGGCAGCGGCACCATGCCCAGCGGACCGAGCCACGGGAAGAACGGCGTGATCGGGATGT
It contains:
- a CDS encoding DUF5667 domain-containing protein, encoding MTPAFSARRRADEFEALLSRGPDTPLTERDAERFAALLDVVADLRSVPRPAPRPEFVSSLRESLMAEADTVLVRQPAAPRRLAMPTGSRTRQRRIGALLGGAALVGSAATMAVAAQTALPGESLYGVKRGIESAQVRLATDDAARGRVMLAQAGTRLTELEELAAGDAGDQLVAGTLDTFTRQSSDGVRTLLTSYEATGSDRDAQDARDFTASSMDRLEALEDQLPESARDELVAAGRTLTDLDLEISNACPACTGGITTTPDFLLASTPTDLLAGLDADAVTLEAAPISGQDLTGITVPEELDPQQPVPTAGLPSTPASTPTLPVPTSTQPTKTDPTKPIDEATGTVTETTGEVVDELDDATGGALGGLTTGIDDATGGLIGEVTGTLGDATGGTLDDATGNLLP
- a CDS encoding glutaredoxin family protein codes for the protein MTTARVTLYSRPGCHLCDDARAVIAAVCDELGEAYEEVDITTDDDLEDRYRDEIPVTLVDGRQHDFWRVDAARLRAALAR
- a CDS encoding class I adenylate-forming enzyme family protein gives rise to the protein MPRNDISALVAEAAADVPDRQALVESGGRSLTWTQLEDEVARLATGLGAHGVRAGQRLMIVVGNRIEFVTTYLAVLRAQVVAVPVNPRSTAGELARMIADSGTRLVVVDETALDVVRRALAELGPGVAAPTVVVTGTSPAEGEVALADLRADVVRPVPPLPDPEKLAALLYTSGTSGLPRAAMLSHRALLANLEQVAAVEPPMMHGDDVVLGVLPLFHVYGLNAVLGGVLRHRARLLLVEHYDPQAVLDLIDDEACSVVPIAPPVFAHWLPDEHLRERLGPVRLVLSGSAPLEAEVIEKFTAITGIPVHQGYGLTEAAPVVTSTLCSKKPQAGSVGAALPGIELRLVDETWGQVEGEDPGQIQVRGDNLFSGYWPDGADGPGADGWYATGDVGFLDAEGDLFLVDRVKELVIVSGFNVYPTEVEDVIREVEGVADAAVIGVPDEETGEAVVAYVVPSRPMTHLEEAVRAHAIVRLARFKLPSRIEVVDELPLTATGKVQKGRLRGLERRRVQGLLE
- a CDS encoding HAD family hydrolase — its product is MTPSERPRRLNLQQRSALAGEAAAASAEVENALLTPVDPTAAAFFDVDNTVMQGASIFHLARGLHRRQFFTTREIASAAWKQAYFRIVGVEDPEHVADARNSALSFIAGHTTAELEELGEEIFDEAMAHRIWPGTRALAQLHLDEGQRVWLVTAAPIEIASIIARRLGLTGAMGTVAEHVDGVYTGQLVGDLLHGPAKAEAIKALAAREGLDLSRCSAYSDSSNDLPMLSMVGDPCAINPDARLRAHARAHGWRIHDYRTGRKAARAGLVGAAVAGAVTGAVAAGVSVRGRGRSA
- a CDS encoding sigma-70 family RNA polymerase sigma factor gives rise to the protein MRSSDDLQHAFDEGMDALRRAVLAVLSPPLVTQPAGHVLLAETATPGAAPLPSPRHGPSGSSPVGDEDRATSSEVDGAERERLIALVELARAGDKEAFGLLYDHYHLSVYRFLYYRTRSQTLAEDLTSETFFRALRSMNNFRWQGKDFGAWLMTIARNLTTDHFKAGRTRLEMTTEDMTPHDDATEGPEDAVIAGLTNEVLLKALTELPTEQRECLIMRFLQGLSIAETALALDRSDGAVKQLQLRGVRNLAKLMPEGLRDT